One genomic segment of Bombus vancouverensis nearcticus chromosome 11, iyBomVanc1_principal, whole genome shotgun sequence includes these proteins:
- the LOC117154683 gene encoding putative methylmalonate-semialdehyde/malonate-semialdehyde dehydrogenase [acylating], mitochondrial isoform X7, with amino-acid sequence MYIDGQFVESKATEFTDVHDPATNELLCRTPKCTKEEMETAVKSAKGAYEKWKNTSVLTRQTLMLKYQTLIREHSKEIAENMVKENGKTMADAEGDVLRGLQVVDACTAIPCLQMGESTPNIATDMDIISYKVPLGVTASICPFNFPAMIPLWSFPVSVACGNATILKPSERVPGASMILADLFSRAGAPPGLLNVIHGQHAAVDFICEHPDIKAVSFVGSDQAGKYIYRQSSAHGKRVQCNMGAKNHCVVLPDANKNKTLSQIVGAAFGAAGQRCMALSVAIFVGKSKDWVTELVEAAKKLKVNAGHVPGTDLGPVISPRSKKRICDLIETGVKDGATLALDGRGLVVSGFEKGNFVGPTVLTNVKTSMQCYTEEIFGPVLSCIFADTLDEAIDIINKCPYGNGTAVFTSNGATARAFVNRIEAGQVGVNVPIPVPLPMFSFTGNKGSFLGDNHFYGKHGINFHTQVKTITQLWRSGDAGDIASSTAMPTMQ; translated from the exons ATGTACATTGATGGCCAATTCGTAG AATCGAAGGCCACAGAGTTCACCGACGTTCATGATCCAGCGACGAACGAGCTGTTATGTCGCACGCCAAAGTGCACGAAAGAGGAAATGGAGACAGCTGTGAAAAGTGCGAAGGGAGCGTATGAGAAATGGAAAAATACCAGTGTATTAACTAGACAAACGCTGATGCTTAAATATCAAACTCTCATACGCGAACATTCG AAAGAAATCGCAGAGAACATGGTAAaggaaaatgggaaaacaaTGGCTGATGCTGAAGGCGACGTTCTTCGAGGACTTC AGGTCGTCGACGCGTGTACCGCAATTCCTTGCCTGCAAATGGGCGAGAGCACGCCAAACATCGCCACAGATATGGATATCATTTCCTACAAAGTTCCCCTTGGCGTAACTGCCTCCATCTGTCCGTTCAATTTCCCCGCGATGATACCTCTTTGGTCGTTTCCGGTCTCGGTCGCCTGTGGAAACGCCACGATTCTCAAACCGTCCGAGCGTGTACCAGGAGCTTCGATGATCCTGGCTGATCTATTCAGCAGAGCCGGTGCTCCACCAGGATTGTTGAACGTTATCCACGGTCAACACGCCGCTGTCGATTTCATCTGCGAGCATCCCGATATCAAAGCAGTTTCTTTCGTTGGTTCCGATCAAGCG GGAAAATACATTTACAGACAGAGCAGCGCGCATGGAAAACGCGTGCAGTGCAACATGGGTGCGAAGAATCATTGCGTGGTGCTGCCAGATGCGAATAAGAATAAAACCCTTTCTCAAATCGTGGGTGCTGCTTTCGGGGCTGCCGGCCAACGATGCATGGCGCTTTCTGTGGCAATATTCGTGGGTAAATCGAAGGATTGGGTGACAGAATTGGTGGAAGCCGCAAAGAAATTAAAGGTGAATGCGGGACACGTACCTGGAACCGATCTCGGGCCCGTTATATCTCCGCGATCTAAGAAGAGGATATGCGATCTGATCGAGACAGGGGTGAAAGATGGTGCCACGTTGGCTCTCGACGGCAGAGGTCTCGTTGTCAGTGGTTTCGAAAAGGGAAATTTCGTTGGACCAACCGTATTGACAAACGTGAAG ACCTCGATGCAATGTTACACGGAGGAAATCTTTGGGCCCGTTCTTTCGTGTATTTTCGCTGATACTTTGGACGAAGCTATCGACATTATTAACAAATGTCCTTATGGAAATGGAACTGCTGTGTTTACGTCAAACGGTGCAACGGCTAGAGCATTTGTAAATAGAATAGAGGCTGGTCAGGTTGGCGTAAACGTTCCTATTCCAGTGCCGCTGCCCATGTTTAGTTTCACCGGAAACAAGGGATCTTTCTTAGGCGACAATCATTTTTACGGAAAGCAC GGTATAAATTTCCACACGCAAGTAAAAACGATAACGCAGCTGTGGAGATCCGGAGACGCTGGTGATATCGCATCCTCGACGGCTATGCCAACCATGCAGTAA